From a region of the Salinispira pacifica genome:
- a CDS encoding tetratricopeptide repeat protein produces the protein MHIIPRFIVHQDLQENRRGTFPGAVIFLDISGFTAMTEALMVHGKAGAEQLSGIINSVFAPLLDIVYAHGGFVSTFAGDAFTVVFESKDQDGGVEKSAAACAGELSAYFYHNPLHTTPWGEFQLKVKIGIGGGEIQWRIFTGDGGKGYLFRGPALDQAAAAEKLCRAGEVVVGPGARVSSSRRAEPRGSGPADRNSAVSEEELAGGFLRLTHNFTGAERTEETPLSGETREALQASPSPEQLEDFAPIRFFPDNDRGEFRDITSVFISYDESVLNPTAAFTAVSRQARMFGGYISMVDSGDKGGVVLVLFGAPAATENNARRALDFTLALRSEDSGNSFRMGVASGRAFTGYVGAPLRKTYTALGRVVNLSARLAMAGNEGSILIPDETAGKFRDQYDFEPSGSRSFKGFDRAMEISSLQKQKKQSGVSHERLIGRDEEFTVLSSFLDRLGRGESFGAVSIEGEAGIGKTALLESLWKEPREATSKLQRLDFSFTSLVKRYMEPLKEQLLKEFRASREDQASGWVQGLQQSMMDEHTPDYLRNEFVRSREPLLSLMGFLDENDDYYQLDSQARHGRNLEALVAYYSLKSMQTPLLLVADSADTMDEGSHEFFDRLLSRSQDLPLSVLFLSRRHDFLSTLTIPAKHNLELKPLNREQIQEFVKERTSARGDESYNSFIQARSAGVPLFIEELLRFLDEKNLVYRRGGYLKLKDFDMGIMPGNIEALILSRIDRLPAGLRNLLPYMAVLGQRFDGRVLKNMLSEALGTGLAANLRELERRGIVHRDNEQFWVFHTPLLRDSLYQLQFDEQLQKLHSSAAEAYTLLHPKKPDYSAEKATHYAKAGENQRAVEYFKLAGTQAMQNYQNEAALSYFNNVLSASRSDGERSRIHLEKARIFELTGDWNAAKGELERGLGVATIAGENELYHRFFSMLGQISYRKGDAVSAGEYLEKALQDPGYREITREKVNVRIELAKNHMREGQYAEALTRLFEARDIAVEKSYRLEEGQVLYYMGQVYNRTGKVEQAVNMYEESRKIFQELNAVRELSNPMYDLSQIHMSRGALDKAEEGFRSILQSYSQIGYKSGLAAALVNMGSIKDQQGAFDEAIDFFRRSRHIAREIEEAPAVGWAQFAMGASAYKKHEYPQALSYLQDAYRIFQEIGLKSYYGYPLAYLIAAHVRMDNPDRALELGVELVRLNQILGHDAERGRIFLALGELLEKSGLPPQNGLKQIKYIARLSGLKFISPAAFYAKAVKESRQPKYLNTYIPALYAYGTYLLKTAHKQQPRPDEQPKERPEERPEKQPKNQTGKQKAAEDGVRVRERGEGFIRQAYRETRQAQWHSFSHRIESEQGAIISVDSVDSVDSAADSSTDSSTDAAAASR, from the coding sequence ATGCATATTATACCCAGATTCATCGTACATCAGGATCTTCAGGAAAACCGTCGGGGTACATTCCCCGGGGCAGTAATTTTTCTGGATATTTCGGGGTTCACCGCCATGACCGAGGCGCTGATGGTCCACGGTAAAGCCGGGGCGGAGCAGCTCTCGGGGATTATCAACTCGGTGTTTGCACCCCTGCTGGACATCGTTTACGCCCACGGCGGATTTGTGAGCACATTTGCCGGGGATGCCTTCACGGTGGTGTTTGAATCCAAAGACCAGGATGGCGGGGTGGAAAAATCCGCCGCTGCCTGTGCCGGCGAATTGTCGGCGTACTTTTATCATAATCCGCTGCACACCACCCCTTGGGGGGAATTCCAGCTGAAGGTGAAAATCGGAATCGGCGGAGGGGAAATTCAGTGGAGGATATTCACCGGTGACGGGGGGAAAGGCTACCTGTTCCGGGGACCGGCCCTGGATCAGGCTGCTGCAGCGGAGAAGCTTTGCCGGGCCGGGGAAGTGGTAGTTGGCCCCGGAGCCCGGGTTTCCAGCTCCCGCCGGGCAGAGCCCCGGGGTTCCGGACCGGCTGACAGGAATTCAGCCGTATCGGAAGAGGAGCTTGCCGGCGGGTTTCTCCGTCTCACCCACAATTTTACCGGGGCGGAACGGACGGAGGAAACTCCCCTCAGCGGGGAAACCCGGGAAGCCCTTCAGGCCTCACCCTCCCCGGAACAGCTTGAAGATTTTGCTCCAATCAGATTTTTCCCGGATAACGACCGGGGTGAATTCCGTGATATTACCAGCGTGTTCATCTCCTATGACGAATCTGTGTTGAATCCCACAGCCGCATTCACCGCCGTATCCCGGCAGGCACGGATGTTCGGCGGTTACATCAGCATGGTGGATTCCGGCGATAAAGGGGGAGTAGTGCTGGTGCTCTTCGGCGCACCGGCGGCCACGGAGAACAACGCCCGGCGGGCCCTGGATTTTACCCTGGCCCTGAGATCCGAAGATTCCGGAAACTCCTTCCGGATGGGAGTGGCCTCGGGCAGGGCGTTCACCGGCTATGTTGGCGCTCCTTTGAGGAAAACCTACACCGCACTGGGCAGGGTTGTGAACCTTTCCGCCCGGCTGGCCATGGCCGGGAACGAAGGCTCCATCCTGATTCCCGATGAAACCGCCGGAAAGTTCCGGGATCAGTATGACTTTGAACCGTCGGGCAGCCGGAGCTTCAAGGGCTTTGACCGGGCCATGGAAATATCCTCGCTGCAGAAACAAAAAAAGCAAAGCGGAGTATCCCATGAAAGGCTGATCGGCAGAGATGAAGAATTCACCGTGCTCTCCTCATTTCTGGACCGCCTCGGCAGAGGGGAATCTTTCGGAGCAGTCTCAATAGAGGGAGAGGCGGGAATCGGAAAAACCGCCCTCCTTGAGTCCCTGTGGAAGGAACCCCGGGAAGCCACTTCAAAGCTGCAGAGACTGGATTTTTCATTCACCTCCCTGGTAAAGCGCTACATGGAGCCTTTGAAGGAACAGCTTCTGAAAGAATTCAGAGCCTCCAGAGAGGATCAGGCCTCCGGCTGGGTTCAGGGGCTTCAACAGAGCATGATGGATGAGCACACCCCGGATTACCTGAGAAATGAGTTTGTACGGAGCAGGGAGCCTCTTCTTTCTCTCATGGGGTTCCTGGATGAAAATGACGACTATTACCAACTGGACTCCCAGGCCCGGCATGGGAGAAATCTGGAAGCTCTTGTTGCCTACTATTCTCTGAAAAGCATGCAGACCCCCCTGCTCCTTGTGGCAGATTCCGCAGATACCATGGACGAGGGATCCCATGAGTTTTTCGACCGGCTCCTTTCCCGAAGCCAGGATCTGCCTCTGTCGGTGCTGTTTCTGTCCCGCAGACATGACTTTCTCTCCACCCTCACCATCCCGGCAAAACACAATCTGGAACTGAAACCGCTGAACAGGGAACAGATTCAGGAGTTTGTGAAGGAGCGGACATCCGCCCGGGGGGACGAATCATACAACAGCTTTATTCAGGCACGGAGCGCAGGAGTCCCTCTTTTTATTGAAGAACTGCTACGGTTCCTGGATGAGAAAAACCTTGTGTACCGCCGTGGCGGGTATTTAAAACTCAAAGATTTCGATATGGGGATTATGCCCGGAAATATCGAAGCCCTCATACTCAGCAGGATTGACCGCCTTCCCGCCGGGCTGAGAAATCTGCTGCCCTACATGGCGGTACTGGGGCAGCGGTTTGACGGCCGGGTGCTGAAAAACATGCTCAGTGAAGCCCTGGGTACGGGGCTTGCCGCCAACCTCAGGGAGCTTGAGCGGCGGGGGATCGTTCACCGGGACAACGAGCAGTTCTGGGTTTTCCATACCCCTCTCCTTCGGGATTCCCTGTATCAGCTTCAGTTCGATGAACAGCTGCAGAAGCTGCATTCCTCGGCGGCGGAGGCCTACACCCTCCTGCATCCAAAAAAACCGGACTACAGTGCAGAAAAAGCCACCCATTATGCCAAAGCAGGTGAAAACCAGCGGGCGGTGGAATATTTCAAACTTGCGGGTACCCAGGCCATGCAGAACTATCAGAATGAAGCGGCCCTGTCATATTTCAACAATGTTCTATCCGCGAGCCGTTCCGATGGTGAACGCAGCCGGATTCACCTGGAAAAAGCCCGGATATTTGAGCTTACCGGCGACTGGAACGCCGCAAAAGGTGAGCTCGAACGGGGACTGGGGGTGGCAACCATCGCCGGGGAAAACGAACTGTACCACCGCTTCTTTTCCATGCTGGGACAAATCAGCTACCGCAAAGGAGATGCGGTATCAGCAGGTGAATATCTTGAAAAAGCCCTCCAGGATCCCGGCTACCGGGAAATCACCCGGGAGAAAGTGAACGTTCGGATCGAGCTTGCGAAGAATCATATGCGGGAGGGGCAATACGCCGAAGCACTGACACGGCTGTTTGAAGCCCGGGACATCGCCGTGGAAAAATCTTACCGGCTGGAAGAGGGCCAGGTTTTATACTACATGGGCCAGGTCTACAACCGCACCGGAAAAGTTGAGCAGGCGGTGAACATGTATGAGGAATCCCGGAAAATATTCCAGGAGCTGAATGCTGTCAGAGAGCTTTCCAACCCCATGTACGATCTCAGTCAGATACACATGAGCCGGGGTGCTTTGGATAAGGCGGAGGAAGGTTTCCGCTCAATTTTACAAAGCTATTCCCAGATCGGATACAAAAGCGGTCTGGCGGCGGCTCTGGTGAATATGGGCTCCATCAAGGACCAGCAGGGAGCGTTTGACGAAGCCATCGACTTCTTCCGGCGCTCACGGCACATCGCCCGGGAAATCGAGGAAGCTCCGGCGGTGGGCTGGGCCCAGTTCGCCATGGGAGCAAGCGCATACAAGAAGCATGAGTATCCCCAGGCCTTAAGCTATCTTCAGGACGCATACCGCATATTCCAGGAAATCGGATTAAAGTCCTACTACGGATATCCCCTGGCCTACCTGATTGCCGCCCATGTCCGGATGGACAACCCGGACCGTGCCCTGGAACTGGGAGTGGAGCTGGTGAGACTGAATCAGATACTTGGGCATGACGCCGAACGGGGCAGAATTTTCCTGGCTCTGGGCGAACTTCTTGAAAAAAGCGGCCTGCCCCCACAGAACGGCCTGAAGCAGATTAAGTACATTGCCCGGCTCAGCGGTCTGAAGTTCATCAGTCCCGCCGCCTTCTATGCAAAAGCGGTAAAAGAATCCCGCCAGCCCAAATATCTGAACACCTACATTCCCGCCCTCTATGCCTACGGAACATATCTTCTGAAAACGGCACACAAACAGCAGCCCCGGCCAGATGAACAACCAAAAGAACGGCCAGAAGAACGGCCAGAAAAACAACCGAAGAACCAAACAGGGAAACAGAAAGCAGCGGAAGACGGTGTGCGGGTCCGGGAACGGGGCGAAGGTTTCATCAGGCAGGCCTACCGGGAAACCCGGCAGGCCCAGTGGCATTCCTTTTCACATCGCATCGAGTCAGAACAGGGGGCTATTATTTCCGTGGATTCTGTGGATTCTGTGGATTCCGCCGCTGATTCTTCCACTGATTCCTCCACAGATGCCGCTGCAGCATCGCGGTGA
- a CDS encoding MFS transporter, whose protein sequence is MKQKTWILLATISASSMAFISQSALNSALPAIQEDLGASAADLLWIVNIFQLFLGALILIGGALGDMHGRKRVFAAGIGVFTGASVLAGFAGSTNALIAYRALMGLGGALMVPGSLAIISASIPSSERGQAIGIWSAFTTMTSILGPVLGGFFVDIGFWRAVFFINVPLGILALTVLLMKVPESRDETRTGRADIPGALSATMALGAIVFGATEIGRLGIDSPRSLVPAILFLAGIAGMFLFVFIERRSPEPMVKLKLFSNPTFSGTNLLTLMLYGALGGALFFFPLNLIQIQGYTALQSGLAFVPFSILLMTMSPWVGRMSDRFGPRRFLLYGPLLVAGGFILLGIPGITAGVGAYWRSYFPGVLLLGTGMGLVVSPLTSTVMGCVQSSNAGIASGINNAISRAAGVIATALLGMVALLVFSASLEASLRDTSAVVPDSMEAAAAAISEDQIQLLLEESDELAATPVPDSFSPALKQRSELAIRQSFVQVFRIIMFIAAGLAVISSVFTGIFVAPKKDWPESAGE, encoded by the coding sequence ATGAAGCAAAAAACCTGGATACTTCTTGCCACTATCAGCGCCAGCAGCATGGCCTTCATCAGTCAGTCGGCATTGAACAGCGCCCTTCCGGCCATTCAGGAGGATCTGGGAGCCAGCGCCGCCGACCTGCTGTGGATTGTAAATATTTTCCAGCTGTTTCTGGGAGCTCTCATCCTCATCGGGGGTGCTTTGGGAGATATGCACGGGCGCAAGCGGGTGTTCGCCGCGGGAATCGGGGTGTTCACCGGTGCATCGGTGCTTGCGGGGTTTGCCGGGAGCACCAATGCCCTGATCGCCTACCGTGCGCTCATGGGTCTTGGGGGTGCTCTCATGGTGCCCGGGAGTCTGGCCATTATCTCCGCCAGCATTCCATCCTCAGAGAGGGGACAGGCCATCGGGATCTGGTCGGCATTTACCACCATGACATCCATTCTGGGTCCGGTGCTCGGGGGCTTTTTTGTTGATATCGGATTCTGGAGGGCAGTGTTCTTCATAAATGTGCCCCTGGGAATCCTGGCGCTGACTGTCCTGCTGATGAAAGTTCCCGAAAGCCGGGATGAAACCCGCACCGGCAGGGCCGATATTCCCGGAGCTCTCAGCGCAACCATGGCGTTGGGAGCCATCGTATTCGGTGCCACCGAAATCGGACGGCTGGGGATCGACAGTCCCCGGAGCCTGGTTCCCGCAATTCTGTTCCTGGCGGGGATCGCCGGCATGTTCCTGTTTGTATTCATCGAGCGTCGGAGCCCCGAGCCCATGGTGAAGCTGAAACTGTTCTCAAACCCCACCTTCAGCGGCACCAATCTTCTTACGCTCATGCTCTACGGAGCCCTGGGGGGCGCTCTGTTTTTCTTCCCCCTGAATCTTATTCAGATTCAGGGCTACACCGCACTGCAGTCGGGGCTGGCTTTCGTTCCATTCTCCATTTTACTCATGACCATGAGTCCATGGGTGGGGAGAATGAGCGACCGGTTCGGCCCCCGGCGCTTCCTTCTTTACGGTCCGCTGTTGGTGGCGGGAGGCTTCATTCTTTTGGGAATTCCCGGAATCACTGCGGGGGTTGGAGCTTACTGGCGGTCGTACTTTCCCGGAGTGCTTCTTCTGGGCACAGGGATGGGGCTGGTGGTATCGCCCCTTACCTCCACGGTTATGGGCTGTGTGCAGAGCTCCAATGCGGGGATCGCATCGGGCATTAATAACGCCATTTCCCGTGCTGCCGGGGTGATCGCAACCGCTCTGCTTGGAATGGTCGCACTGCTGGTCTTTTCCGCCAGTCTGGAGGCTTCTCTCAGAGATACATCAGCCGTTGTTCCGGACTCCATGGAGGCTGCGGCTGCAGCCATCAGCGAAGACCAGATTCAGCTGCTTCTGGAAGAAAGCGATGAACTTGCGGCAACCCCGGTGCCCGACAGTTTTTCCCCTGCTCTGAAACAACGGAGTGAACTGGCAATACGTCAGAGTTTTGTGCAGGTATTCCGTATTATCATGTTCATAGCCGCCGGACTGGCGGTAATTTCCTCCGTCTTCACTGGAATATTTGTGGCTCCCAAAAAAGACTGGCCGGAGTCCGCTGGAGAGTAA